The nucleotide window CGAATCCCTGCTGTATCTACTAAACGTAACGGTACACCGCGTACATTCACATACTCTTCAATGATATCACGAGTTGTTCCTGCAATATCGGTTACAATTGCTTTATTTTCTTGGACTAAGCTATTTAATAGCGAAGATTTTCCTACGTTAGGACGTCCTAAAATAACGGTAGATAGGCCTTCACGTAAAATTTTCCCTTGAGACGAAGTTTGTAATAACTTAATAATTTCTTCCCGTACCCAACCACATTTTTCAAGTAATACGGGAATTGTCATTTCTTCTACATCATCATACTCTGGATAATCAATATTAACTTCTACTTGCGCTAATGTCTCGATTAATGCTTGACGAAGTGAGGTAATTAGTCTTGAAAGCTTTCCATCCATTTGACCTAATGCCACATTCATCGCGCGATCCGTTTTAGCACGAATTAAATCCATTACTGCTTCAGCCTGTGATAAGTCAATTCGCCCATTTAAAAATGCTCGTTTTGTAAATTCCCCCGGCTCTGCTAACCGCGCACCACTACGTAATACAAGCTGCAGCACACGGTTGACTGAAACAATACCTCCGTGACAGTTAATTTCAACTACATCTTCGCGTGTAAATGTTTTTGGACCACGCATAAGAGACAACATGACCTCTTCTACAATTTCGTTCGTCTTTGGATCCACTAAATGTCCATAATGTATCGTATGAGTTGGTACCTCTACTAATCGCTTGTTAGCTGGTGATTTAAATATTTGATCTGCAATTGCTACTGCCTCGTCGCCACTTAAACGAACAATGGCAATAGCTCCTTCTCCCATTGGTGTGGATATCGCAGCAATCGTATCGAATTCCATTTATATCCTCCTATTTCAGTGTTATCCACATGTGGATAAATCACATCCGTGCTATACTCTCTAACAATTTAGATTAACATATTTCGACTAAAATCAAAAGTAATGTCGTTTTTAGCTAGTTCAAAAATAAACCAAGAAAAAACGACCTATCCAACATGGAATAGGCCGTTTCAATTGTCTGTACAAATAAATAGTTATTTTACTGGTTCAATGACTAAATAGCGATTCGGTTCAGTACCTTCTGAATACGTTTCGATATCCAAACGATTCGCTAATGCATTATGAATAATTTTCCGTTCATAAGAAGCCATTGGTTCGAATGCAACAGGTTTTCGTGAACGAATCGCTTTATCTGCCATTCGAGCAGCTAGTTGTTCGAGTGCAACTTGGCGACGTTCACGGTAATCCTCTACATCCATTTGCAAAATCATAAAGGACTTTGCTGTTTTATTAAGCATTAGCTGCGTTAATTGTTGCAAGGCATTCAATGTATAGCCGCGCTTACC belongs to Solibacillus sp. FSL R7-0682 and includes:
- the mnmE gene encoding tRNA uridine-5-carboxymethylaminomethyl(34) synthesis GTPase MnmE gives rise to the protein MEFDTIAAISTPMGEGAIAIVRLSGDEAVAIADQIFKSPANKRLVEVPTHTIHYGHLVDPKTNEIVEEVMLSLMRGPKTFTREDVVEINCHGGIVSVNRVLQLVLRSGARLAEPGEFTKRAFLNGRIDLSQAEAVMDLIRAKTDRAMNVALGQMDGKLSRLITSLRQALIETLAQVEVNIDYPEYDDVEEMTIPVLLEKCGWVREEIIKLLQTSSQGKILREGLSTVILGRPNVGKSSLLNSLVQENKAIVTDIAGTTRDIIEEYVNVRGVPLRLVDTAGIRETEDIVERIGVERSREALKDADLILLVLNYGEELSAEDERLFETIQAMDYIVVVNKTDIERKIDLNRVHELAGKHRVVTTSLLKEEGVIELEEAIAALFFEGQVEANDLTYVSNARHIALLHQAQATIEEALMAAESGVPVDMIQIDVTRTWEILGEIIGDTVQESLINQLFSQFCLGK